Sequence from the Parvicella tangerina genome:
TTTTTAGCAAACAGTTCCTTTCCTGGTACATGCATTTTTATCTCAACAACTTTATTGTTGTGACTTTCTTTCTTCACCACCTTCAAGATCACTTCACTGTCAATAATGTGGTCAAAAAACTGATTCAGCTTTTCCAGCTTACTTTCAATTAACTCCGTTAATTTGCTGTCTACAGCAAAATGAACTGCTTCTATATGAACTTTTCCCATACTAATTAAGATTTTCGCTCTTTTGGGTGAGCAGATTTATAAACTTGTTTTAAT
This genomic interval carries:
- the hpf gene encoding ribosome hibernation-promoting factor, HPF/YfiA family → MGKVHIEAVHFAVDSKLTELIESKLEKLNQFFDHIIDSEVILKVVKKESHNNKVVEIKMHVPGKELFAKKQEDSFEKAADEAVEALRRQIKKHKEKLQEV